A genome region from Falco biarmicus isolate bFalBia1 chromosome 11, bFalBia1.pri, whole genome shotgun sequence includes the following:
- the GFI1 gene encoding zinc finger protein Gfi-1, with amino-acid sequence MPRSFLVKSKKAHSYHQPRSADEDYSLRLETVLAQICADSKIPEDAGLCRTVLPDPEPSQGRFSPESHLTEAADGTSESAPSCEGSVCDRVSEFEDFWRPPSPSVSPASERSVCPSLDEASPFSVPFKPYTWNSLGGSELRHLVQSYRPCPTLERTSALGLFCERGSEPALYGAECSSSLGLYGDFGSPGPGLFERPPAAVPGLFAETQPGLQQEKGPGGIKVESDLLCRPLLISTGSYKCVKCSKVFSTPHGLEVHVRRSHSGTRPFACDMCGKTFGHAVSLEQHKAVHSQERSFDCKICGKSFKRSSTLSTHLLIHSDTRPYPCQYCGKRFHQKSDMKKHTFIHTGEKPHKCQVCGKAFSQSSNLITHSRKHTGFKPFGCDLCGKGFQRKVDLRRHRETQHGLK; translated from the exons ATGCCGAGGTCCTTCCTAGTAAAGAGCAAGAAAGCGCACAGCTACCACCAGCCCCGCTCCGCCGACGAGGACTACAGCCTGCGGCTGGAGACGGTGCTAGCCCAGATCTGTGCAG ACAGCAAGATCCCCGAGGACGCGGGGCTGTGCCGCACCGTCCTGCCCGATCCGGAGCCTTCCCAGGGGCGCTTCTCCCCGGAATCCCACCTGACCGAGGCTGCCGATGGCACCTCCGAGTCAGCGCCCAGCTGCGAGGGCAGCGTCTGTGACAGGGTGTCCGAGTTCGAGGATTTCTGGAGACCTCCCTCGCCCTCCGTCTCGCCAG CCTCGGAGCGATCTGTGTGTCCATCCCTAGATGAAGCATCCCCCTTCTCGGTGCCCTTCAAACCGTACACGTGGAACAGCCTGGGTGGCTCCGAACTGAGGCACCTTGTGCAAAGCTACAGGCCCTGCCCGACGCTGGAGCGAACCTCAGCCCTGGGGCTCTTCTGCGAGCGAGGATCTGAGCCTGCCCTCTACGGTGCCGAGTGTAGCTCTTCCCTCGGACTTTATGGTGACTTCGGCTCCCCGGGCCCAGGGCTGTTTGAGCGGCcgccagcagcagtgcctggacTCTTTGCTGAGAcgcagcctgggctgcagcaagagAAGGGGCCAGGTGGCATCAAAGTGGAGTCGGACCTCTTGTGTCGCCCATTGCTCATCAGCACTGGCTCTTACAAGTGTGTCAAGTGCAGCAAG GTCTTCTCCACGCCTCATGGCCTTGAGGTACATGTGCGCCGCTCACACAGTGGCACGAGGCCCTTTGCCTGTGACATGTGTGGCAAGACCTTCGGCCATGCAGTCAGCCTGGAGCAGCACAAGGCTGTGCACTCGCAG GAACGCAGCTTTGATTGTAAGATTTGTGGCAAGAGTTTTAAGAGATCTTCTACTCTGTCCACCCACCTGCTCATCCACTCGGACACCCGGCCTTATCCGTGCCAGTACTGTGGGAAGCGGTTCCACCAGAAATCTGATATGAAGAAACACACCTTCATTCACACAG GTGAGAAGCCTCACAAGTGCCAGGTGTGTGGAAAAGCCTTTAGTCAGAGCTCCAACCTCATCACCCACAGTCGGAAGCACACAGGCTTCAAGCCCTTTGGCTGTGACCTCTGTGGCAAAGGCTTCCAGCGAAAGGTGGATTTACGGAGACACCGGGAGACACAGCATGGCCTGAAATGA